In Persicimonas caeni, a single window of DNA contains:
- a CDS encoding response regulator, which yields MANETILVVDADTKSQKVLEVSFKKAGYRVLIVDSIEKARSAIGTHEPDLIISDTELPDGDGFDFCAEVKEHPHWTNIPFVFLTEQRSLPEKMRGFELGADEYLTKPIYIKEVTSRVEVLLQKRAQQRLSGGEAEEFEGDLADVTMIDLLQTIEQELRSGSIQINRNGRRAAVHFREGNILDAMCGKLQGEEALYRLMLWPDGDFRVEYHENVRRADHIEKNSSELLIEGIQRLDQWNELVAVLPSLGRVFEADYQRLPNLLAELPEPAGRVVRLFDGVRSLREVVDDSPFDDITTLQIIRRLLSEDVLYEKSSSEATDSQKTSNLEAWLAGAEDDEDVPTPFTQVDSSVEISPLGDQTTETPEAASSSGAEGGGHWKVHWDAADDSDERARRTLEQPRAEEPIVEQPAADERAVAESPQQLDADSALNELEEREVRRREEEARQLLRQSGRFEATIQQLQAVPRDEAAKSDEAKADKLEGDEAAERRTTAPIERVARDEETPPAESQTAHRTRQPTPIATPNGDVSAEDDFPKRSPADQTSPGIQVARLFQDEEDEELQEPEESAEQADEAVDATQAEPEPEAAQQAQQEEPRSSAERRAASVEEAASVKREASRSVRESAPFAAIDPDELPKADDEGDVVEQSASAEEAVEPKESAEPKEAVEQEEAAEQEEAAEQEEPEEAAEQEGTAEQDDAPAEEDLDIDRSDRVTEEISAVDDEEEIVEPIEKPGRMADEVTEPIDEEEESADEIPAVDVTPAEAPAKVERSAADGQVVKAEYDLSQSPGSKAAEAAPEAGEAEKQEEPEAEEPEAEEPEAGEPEAGEADKQEEAADEASEEEPEAEEAEKEEEAEKEEEADEEATEEAEKEEEAEKEEEADEEATEEAEKEEEAEKEEEAEKEEEAEKEEEADEEATEEAEKKVEAEKEEATADEEDDFFQESLADKSHEDAFFSDGEEGDYDWEFEDVPQTSNRWVYFVAVAVLATLTAVVIAVATGDNQTPENAEGDKVAASDEEPAKEETPEPAVEAPVEPAKEEVAEKPAEETPEPEGLSEAQAQMEAGVYGADVQTTATQTAVAVAGVDPATANQQPVANAGQGDQPAAGATKPAVQNKPPKTEPAKKPAPQKPKASGNSFDDRLASAQRLVNRGRNSQALDALRKLSKEKPGHGKTAYLHGQAALGAGRNGEAIKQLSRADRLGYRKASMYLDLATAYQLSGDIGKAKGAYKKFLNLQPSGKRADEVRSILERL from the coding sequence GTGGCGAACGAGACCATCCTGGTAGTTGACGCGGATACGAAGAGTCAGAAAGTCCTCGAGGTCAGCTTCAAGAAAGCGGGCTATCGAGTACTGATCGTCGACTCGATCGAGAAGGCGCGGAGTGCCATCGGCACCCACGAGCCCGATCTGATCATCAGCGACACCGAGTTGCCCGACGGGGACGGCTTCGACTTCTGTGCCGAAGTCAAAGAGCACCCGCACTGGACGAATATCCCGTTCGTCTTCCTGACCGAGCAGCGCTCGCTTCCCGAGAAGATGCGCGGCTTCGAGTTGGGCGCCGACGAGTATTTGACCAAACCGATCTACATCAAAGAGGTGACCAGCCGGGTCGAGGTGCTCTTGCAAAAGCGCGCCCAGCAGCGGCTCAGCGGCGGCGAAGCCGAGGAGTTCGAGGGCGACCTGGCCGACGTGACCATGATCGACCTCTTGCAGACCATCGAGCAGGAGCTTCGATCGGGGTCGATCCAGATCAACCGAAACGGGCGCCGAGCCGCCGTGCACTTTCGTGAGGGCAATATCCTCGACGCGATGTGCGGCAAGCTGCAGGGTGAAGAGGCCCTGTACCGGCTGATGCTGTGGCCCGACGGCGACTTCCGCGTCGAGTACCACGAGAACGTGCGTCGCGCCGATCATATCGAGAAGAACTCGAGCGAGCTTCTGATCGAGGGAATCCAGCGCCTCGACCAGTGGAACGAGCTGGTGGCTGTGCTGCCTTCGCTGGGGCGGGTCTTCGAGGCCGACTACCAGCGTCTGCCCAATCTGCTCGCCGAATTGCCCGAGCCGGCCGGACGCGTGGTGCGTCTCTTCGACGGGGTGCGCTCGCTGCGCGAGGTCGTCGATGACAGTCCCTTCGACGATATCACCACCTTGCAGATCATTCGCCGGCTTTTGAGCGAAGATGTGCTCTACGAGAAGTCGTCGAGCGAGGCGACCGACTCGCAGAAGACCTCCAACCTGGAGGCGTGGCTTGCCGGAGCGGAGGACGACGAGGACGTGCCGACCCCGTTTACGCAGGTCGACTCGTCGGTCGAGATCAGCCCGCTGGGCGATCAAACCACCGAGACTCCCGAGGCGGCATCGAGCTCCGGTGCCGAGGGCGGCGGGCACTGGAAGGTGCATTGGGATGCCGCAGACGACTCCGACGAACGTGCGCGCAGAACCCTCGAGCAGCCGCGGGCCGAAGAGCCGATCGTCGAGCAGCCGGCTGCAGACGAGCGGGCCGTCGCAGAAAGCCCTCAGCAACTCGACGCCGACAGCGCGCTCAACGAGCTCGAGGAGCGCGAGGTGCGCCGACGTGAAGAGGAGGCGCGCCAACTTCTGCGCCAGAGCGGGCGCTTCGAGGCGACGATCCAACAGCTGCAGGCTGTCCCACGTGACGAGGCCGCCAAGTCCGATGAGGCAAAGGCGGACAAGCTCGAAGGTGACGAGGCTGCCGAGCGGCGCACCACCGCGCCGATCGAGAGGGTGGCTCGCGACGAAGAGACTCCCCCTGCAGAGAGCCAGACGGCACACCGCACCCGTCAGCCGACGCCGATCGCCACGCCCAACGGAGACGTGAGCGCCGAGGACGATTTCCCCAAGCGCTCGCCCGCCGACCAGACCTCCCCGGGAATCCAGGTCGCGCGGTTGTTCCAAGACGAAGAGGACGAAGAACTCCAAGAGCCGGAAGAGTCGGCCGAGCAGGCCGACGAGGCTGTCGATGCCACTCAGGCGGAGCCGGAGCCCGAGGCCGCCCAACAGGCCCAGCAAGAAGAGCCTCGTAGCAGTGCCGAGCGGCGTGCCGCGTCGGTCGAGGAGGCGGCGTCGGTCAAGCGCGAGGCGTCGCGAAGTGTGCGCGAGAGCGCGCCGTTTGCGGCCATCGACCCCGACGAACTTCCCAAGGCCGACGACGAAGGCGACGTGGTCGAACAGTCGGCAAGTGCCGAGGAGGCCGTCGAGCCGAAAGAGTCGGCCGAGCCAAAAGAGGCGGTCGAGCAAGAGGAAGCGGCCGAGCAAGAGGAAGCGGCCGAACAGGAAGAGCCGGAGGAAGCGGCCGAACAAGAGGGGACGGCGGAGCAAGACGATGCGCCGGCGGAAGAAGACCTCGACATCGATCGCTCGGACCGGGTGACCGAGGAGATTTCGGCCGTCGACGACGAAGAAGAGATCGTCGAGCCGATCGAAAAGCCGGGCCGGATGGCCGACGAGGTCACCGAGCCGATCGACGAGGAAGAGGAGTCCGCCGACGAGATTCCCGCCGTCGACGTCACCCCGGCAGAGGCGCCCGCCAAGGTCGAGCGGTCGGCCGCCGACGGTCAAGTCGTCAAGGCCGAATACGACCTGTCGCAATCTCCGGGAAGCAAGGCTGCCGAAGCCGCGCCGGAGGCTGGGGAGGCCGAGAAGCAAGAAGAGCCGGAAGCCGAAGAGCCGGAAGCCGAAGAGCCGGAGGCTGGAGAGCCGGAGGCTGGAGAGGCCGACAAGCAAGAAGAGGCTGCTGACGAAGCGTCCGAAGAGGAACCGGAGGCCGAAGAGGCCGAGAAGGAAGAAGAGGCCGAGAAGGAAGAAGAGGCCGACGAGGAAGCAACCGAAGAGGCCGAGAAGGAAGAAGAGGCCGAGAAGGAAGAAGAGGCCGACGAGGAAGCAACCGAAGAGGCCGAGAAGGAAGAAGAGGCCGAGAAGGAAGAAGAGGCCGAGAAGGAAGAAGAGGCCGAGAAGGAAGAAGAGGCCGACGAGGAAGCAACCGAAGAGGCCGAGAAGAAAGTAGAGGCCGAGAAAGAAGAGGCGACTGCTGACGAAGAAGATGACTTCTTCCAGGAGTCTCTCGCCGACAAGTCGCACGAGGACGCCTTTTTCTCCGACGGTGAAGAGGGTGATTACGATTGGGAGTTCGAGGACGTCCCTCAGACGAGCAATCGTTGGGTGTATTTTGTCGCCGTCGCCGTTCTGGCGACGTTGACCGCGGTTGTCATCGCCGTGGCCACCGGCGACAACCAGACGCCCGAGAACGCCGAAGGCGACAAAGTTGCCGCCTCCGACGAAGAGCCTGCCAAAGAGGAGACTCCGGAGCCGGCCGTCGAAGCGCCGGTGGAGCCGGCCAAAGAAGAGGTGGCCGAAAAGCCGGCTGAAGAGACGCCCGAGCCCGAAGGCTTGAGCGAGGCGCAGGCGCAGATGGAAGCCGGCGTCTACGGCGCCGACGTCCAGACCACCGCCACGCAGACTGCCGTGGCCGTCGCCGGGGTCGACCCGGCCACTGCCAATCAGCAGCCCGTGGCCAACGCCGGCCAGGGCGACCAGCCGGCTGCCGGTGCAACCAAGCCGGCGGTGCAAAACAAGCCGCCCAAGACCGAGCCCGCCAAAAAGCCCGCGCCCCAGAAGCCCAAGGCGAGCGGCAACAGCTTCGACGACCGTCTGGCCAGCGCTCAGCGCCTGGTCAATCGCGGCCGCAACAGCCAAGCGCTCGACGCGCTTCGCAAGTTGAGCAAGGAGAAGCCCGGCCACGGCAAGACCGCCTACCTGCACGGCCAAGCCGCGCTGGGGGCCGGACGCAACGGCGAAGCGATCAAGCAACTGTCGCGCGCCGACCGCCTCGGCTACCGCAAGGCGAGTATGTACCTCGACCTGGCCACCGCCTATCAGCTCAGCGGCGACATCGGCAAAGCCAAGGGCGCCTACAAGAAGTTTCTGAATCTACAGCCGTCCGGCAAGCGCGCCGACGAGGTTCGCTCGATTCTCGAACGGCTCTGA
- a CDS encoding BtrH N-terminal domain-containing protein, with protein MSDRIVKDFEHHTGIHCGSTAMADILRHAGIELSEAMVFGLGSGLGVYYLKSEHMSPSRQIMGRHFRLEENCAEALGLELRPHFEGDNEAAWAGVKAALDEDRPVLVQCDLCELPYWGSTTPFNGHKIAVVGYNDATGEVLVADTHFEGLQRISADALERARASNAPPSMGNQNVWWTLEPGDTRPLDEAVELALERNAAQMEEDSSGFGGLAALEQFAAEIVSWRELDDAAWAYRFAFQCIEKRGTGGGNFRYLYRDFLNEAGEHVPSILQAQLAVSMTRTASSWSTLARYLEAMSRWVEGGDDKPEEDPTHHLESMAEAVLQFESTFWDRVSGF; from the coding sequence ATGAGCGACCGGATCGTCAAAGACTTTGAGCATCACACGGGGATTCATTGCGGCTCGACGGCCATGGCCGACATCTTGCGCCATGCCGGCATCGAGCTCAGCGAGGCGATGGTCTTCGGGCTCGGCAGCGGGCTCGGGGTCTATTACCTCAAAAGTGAGCATATGTCCCCGTCGCGCCAAATCATGGGGCGGCATTTCCGCCTCGAGGAGAACTGCGCCGAGGCGCTGGGCCTCGAGCTTCGCCCCCACTTCGAGGGCGACAACGAGGCCGCCTGGGCCGGCGTCAAAGCCGCGCTCGACGAGGACCGGCCGGTGTTGGTGCAGTGTGACCTGTGCGAACTTCCCTACTGGGGGTCGACCACTCCGTTCAACGGCCACAAGATCGCGGTGGTCGGCTACAACGACGCCACCGGCGAGGTGCTCGTCGCCGACACCCACTTCGAGGGGCTGCAGCGCATCTCGGCCGACGCGCTCGAGCGCGCCCGCGCCTCGAACGCGCCGCCGTCGATGGGCAACCAGAACGTGTGGTGGACCCTGGAGCCGGGCGACACGCGCCCCCTCGACGAGGCGGTGGAGCTGGCGCTGGAGCGAAACGCCGCCCAGATGGAAGAGGACTCGAGCGGCTTTGGCGGCTTGGCCGCCCTCGAGCAATTCGCCGCCGAGATCGTCTCCTGGCGCGAACTCGACGACGCCGCCTGGGCGTATCGATTTGCGTTTCAGTGCATCGAAAAGAGGGGCACCGGCGGAGGTAACTTCCGCTACCTGTATCGCGATTTTCTGAACGAGGCCGGCGAGCACGTGCCGAGCATCCTCCAGGCCCAACTCGCGGTGAGCATGACGCGCACCGCCTCGTCGTGGTCGACGCTGGCGCGCTACCTGGAGGCGATGTCACGCTGGGTCGAAGGCGGCGACGACAAGCCCGAAGAAGACCCGACGCATCACTTGGAGTCGATGGCCGAGGCGGTATTGCAGTTCGAATCGACTTTTTGGGACCGCGTGAGCGGGTTCTGA
- a CDS encoding methyl-accepting chemotaxis protein, with protein MSLRTRLLLGYGYLVLLIVLAAGGAAVGFFELSRGIDRILQENVRSLTAATNMLEALERQDSATLASLVEPGVDPTSRENLDAADAAFDSALGKARDNVTIEGERKMIDQIELEYDQYTALREELLAQQLDEPLVAYRKETFPTFFHVKQSVLELVEMNRTAMIVADREARETAMQNGVWLGVLVAIALLSLVFLSRALRKHLIARLTYFKEVSEAIAEGEYKRRLKAGYDDELGAIARHFNAALDAQEHLRSKATGLINQQRQLLIGALECLSEPGALVALDGSVVATTMNKSALDRVLEQRTWVQSKGRDLLKAYEPGGEPPTGTSEGVRFRLMVAEGKRPVGWFATV; from the coding sequence ATGAGCCTTCGCACCCGACTATTACTCGGCTACGGCTACCTGGTGCTGCTGATTGTTCTGGCGGCCGGCGGCGCTGCCGTCGGCTTCTTCGAGCTGAGCCGCGGGATCGACCGCATCCTGCAGGAGAACGTGCGCAGCCTGACGGCGGCGACCAACATGCTCGAGGCGCTCGAGCGCCAGGACAGCGCCACGCTCGCCTCGCTCGTCGAGCCGGGCGTCGACCCCACCAGCCGCGAGAACCTCGACGCGGCCGACGCCGCCTTTGACAGCGCGCTCGGCAAGGCGCGCGACAACGTGACCATCGAGGGCGAGCGGAAGATGATCGACCAGATCGAGCTCGAGTACGACCAGTACACGGCGCTGCGTGAAGAGCTGCTCGCCCAGCAACTCGACGAGCCGTTGGTGGCGTATCGAAAAGAGACCTTCCCGACGTTCTTTCACGTCAAACAGTCGGTGCTCGAGCTCGTCGAGATGAACCGCACCGCGATGATCGTCGCCGACCGTGAGGCCCGTGAGACGGCCATGCAAAACGGCGTCTGGCTGGGAGTCTTGGTCGCCATCGCCTTACTCTCGCTTGTTTTCTTGTCTCGGGCGCTCAGAAAGCACCTCATCGCGCGGCTGACCTACTTCAAAGAGGTCAGCGAGGCGATCGCCGAGGGCGAATACAAACGCCGCCTCAAGGCCGGCTACGACGACGAGCTGGGCGCGATCGCGCGCCACTTCAACGCCGCCCTCGACGCTCAGGAGCACCTGCGCTCGAAGGCGACGGGCCTCATCAACCAACAGCGCCAGCTGCTCATCGGCGCGCTGGAGTGCCTGTCGGAGCCGGGGGCGTTGGTCGCGCTCGACGGCAGCGTCGTGGCGACCACCATGAACAAGTCGGCGCTCGACCGGGTGCTCGAGCAGCGAACGTGGGTGCAGTCGAAGGGGCGCGATTTGTTGAAGGCGTACGAGCCGGGCGGCGAGCCGCCTACGGGAACGAGCGAAGGCGTGAGATTCCGGTTGATGGTGGCAGAGGGGAAGCGGCCCGTCGGGTGGTTTGCGACGGTTTGA
- a CDS encoding TrkH family potassium uptake protein: protein MAIFSIDMPEGYLGPANQLTDFGAIYAGALLISAVVVAAGLLRRVEWLRNLVPVAFSVNIGLFVPALVSDPLLAVLLIIWHLVLLTQHLFPEATEIGEYIDRPLGAPVDSVGEWWAAYGPPVRHLVIVSVLLTVAVIGFELSSHWVALTVSAALTLLTVVLSLRFVLLSYAAGQRAIALLAVPLGLSLVFVGNFAVALALVGVYHLLTLVAMVVRGELFRELLGVFFDHPAVLIAAAFVSIILLGTLLLTFPQASATGVPIDPLDALFTATSASCVTGLIVLDTPHDFSTFGHAVILGLIQVGGLGIMVLSTFAAVIIGGKLGIRGERALGQELDIHDPRTAYRLTTFIVISTFVIEAVGAALLAVVFVTHGYGWGEAVWNGVFHSISAFCNAGFALQSDSLMMFKEDPFALLVFSALITLGGLGFLVMAGAFRSWRAEGRIQWSVQAKIVALASVALVLMGWAIYLAVEWDASLAGLAPVDKVMNALFQSVTLRTAGFNSVDYGQLEMATVFAMLGFMYIGASPGSTGGGIKTTTAVVLLAGVRAIARGEPKVVLFKRRISQEIVYRSAAIAVVAVLVIGLSMFILLLTEDIPFYMLVYEVVSAVATVGLSIGATGELSAIGKFVIIFVMFVGRIGPLTLALLLGGGKPSPVTYPKTRLMVG, encoded by the coding sequence GTGGCGATCTTTTCGATCGACATGCCCGAAGGCTACCTCGGGCCTGCCAACCAGTTGACCGACTTTGGCGCCATCTATGCCGGTGCACTGTTGATCAGCGCGGTTGTGGTTGCTGCCGGCCTTCTCCGGCGAGTCGAGTGGCTACGAAATCTGGTTCCCGTCGCCTTTTCCGTCAACATCGGTCTCTTTGTGCCGGCGCTGGTCAGCGACCCGCTGCTGGCGGTGCTGCTGATCATCTGGCACCTGGTGCTGCTAACCCAGCACCTGTTCCCCGAGGCAACCGAGATCGGCGAGTACATCGATCGCCCCTTGGGCGCGCCGGTCGACTCGGTCGGCGAGTGGTGGGCGGCCTACGGGCCACCGGTGCGCCATCTGGTGATCGTGTCGGTGCTCTTGACCGTGGCGGTGATCGGCTTCGAGTTGTCGAGCCACTGGGTGGCGTTGACCGTCTCGGCGGCCCTGACGCTGCTCACGGTGGTGTTGAGTTTGCGCTTCGTGCTGCTGAGCTACGCCGCCGGCCAGCGCGCAATAGCGCTACTTGCCGTGCCCCTGGGGTTGAGCCTCGTCTTTGTGGGAAATTTCGCCGTGGCGTTGGCGCTCGTGGGCGTCTACCACCTGCTCACGCTGGTGGCGATGGTGGTGCGCGGCGAATTGTTTCGCGAGCTGCTAGGCGTCTTCTTCGACCACCCGGCGGTGCTCATCGCCGCGGCATTCGTCTCCATCATCTTGCTGGGCACACTGCTGCTGACCTTCCCGCAGGCCTCGGCCACCGGCGTGCCCATCGACCCGCTCGACGCGTTGTTTACCGCGACCAGCGCTTCGTGCGTGACCGGCTTGATCGTGCTCGACACGCCCCACGACTTCTCGACCTTCGGCCACGCCGTCATCTTGGGCCTCATTCAGGTGGGCGGGCTCGGCATCATGGTGTTGTCGACCTTCGCGGCAGTCATCATCGGCGGCAAGCTCGGCATCCGCGGTGAGCGCGCGCTGGGCCAAGAACTCGACATCCACGACCCGCGCACCGCCTACCGGCTGACCACCTTCATCGTCATCTCGACCTTCGTCATCGAGGCGGTCGGCGCCGCCTTGCTGGCGGTGGTCTTCGTCACCCACGGCTACGGATGGGGCGAGGCGGTCTGGAACGGGGTCTTTCACTCCATTTCGGCGTTCTGCAACGCCGGATTCGCCCTGCAGTCCGACTCGCTGATGATGTTCAAAGAAGACCCATTCGCCCTGCTGGTCTTCTCGGCGCTGATCACCCTCGGGGGCCTGGGCTTTTTGGTGATGGCCGGCGCCTTTCGCTCGTGGCGCGCCGAAGGACGCATCCAGTGGTCGGTGCAGGCCAAGATCGTCGCCCTCGCCTCGGTGGCGCTTGTTTTGATGGGCTGGGCGATCTACCTGGCCGTCGAGTGGGACGCCTCGCTTGCGGGGCTCGCCCCGGTCGACAAGGTCATGAACGCCCTGTTCCAGAGCGTGACGCTACGCACCGCCGGGTTCAACTCGGTCGACTACGGCCAACTCGAGATGGCCACCGTCTTCGCCATGCTCGGGTTCATGTATATCGGCGCCTCACCGGGAAGCACCGGCGGCGGCATCAAGACGACCACCGCCGTGGTGCTCTTAGCCGGCGTGCGCGCCATCGCCCGCGGCGAGCCCAAGGTCGTCCTCTTCAAGCGTCGCATCTCCCAAGAGATCGTCTACCGCAGCGCGGCGATCGCGGTGGTGGCGGTGCTCGTCATCGGGTTGAGCATGTTCATTCTGCTCCTGACCGAGGATATCCCGTTTTATATGCTCGTCTACGAAGTCGTCAGCGCCGTGGCCACCGTCGGCCTGTCGATCGGGGCGACCGGCGAGCTGAGCGCGATCGGCAAATTTGTGATCATCTTCGTGATGTTCGTCGGTCGTATCGGGCCGTTGACGCTGGCGCTGCTGCTCGGCGGCGGCAAGCCGAGTCCAGTGACGTATCCGAAGACGCGGTTGATGGTGGGTTAG
- a CDS encoding DUF2752 domain-containing protein: protein MKLAVEQRNPGHIPLGAFLMLPLFALPLGGWMVQQPWGNLGTCALKATVGLPCLSCGATRATIRLLYGDLAGAISLQPMMMAVYAALALWGLVSFGLFVRDKRTKIHLNATESKIFKISLIVVPLVNWAYLIVVGV from the coding sequence ATGAAACTCGCCGTCGAACAGCGCAACCCGGGGCATATCCCGCTGGGGGCATTCTTGATGCTCCCGCTCTTTGCCCTGCCGCTGGGCGGCTGGATGGTCCAGCAGCCGTGGGGCAACCTGGGGACGTGCGCGCTCAAGGCGACGGTGGGCCTGCCGTGCTTGAGCTGCGGGGCGACGCGCGCCACGATTCGCCTGCTGTACGGCGACTTGGCCGGCGCGATCAGCCTGCAGCCGATGATGATGGCGGTATATGCGGCGCTGGCGCTGTGGGGCTTGGTGAGCTTCGGGCTGTTCGTGCGCGACAAGCGGACGAAGATCCACCTGAATGCGACGGAGAGTAAGATCTTCAAGATCTCGCTGATCGTGGTGCCGTTGGTCAATTGGGCGTATTTGATTGTGGTCGGCGTCTAG
- a CDS encoding CopD family protein, translated as MPGWMASLHIIGIILWMGGLFMLTRHVGTHVSRETGVDEDLKVYESKSYYMGVLPGFFLTLATGLYALFLNPKIYLSVDEGVWGSTFHVKLMLVFILIVADQFFHQRMRRFHNKGDGKRKLFMAIHGIVGLCFIIIVFLMKGRYLA; from the coding sequence ATGCCTGGATGGATGGCGTCGCTGCACATTATCGGAATCATTCTTTGGATGGGCGGCCTGTTTATGCTGACCCGTCACGTCGGCACGCACGTAAGCCGTGAAACCGGAGTCGACGAGGACCTGAAGGTCTACGAGTCGAAGTCGTACTATATGGGCGTGTTGCCGGGGTTCTTTTTGACCCTCGCGACCGGCCTGTACGCGCTGTTCCTGAACCCGAAGATCTACCTGAGCGTCGACGAGGGCGTGTGGGGCAGTACCTTCCACGTCAAGCTCATGCTGGTGTTCATCCTCATCGTCGCCGACCAATTCTTCCACCAGCGCATGCGTCGCTTCCACAACAAGGGCGACGGCAAGCGCAAGCTGTTCATGGCCATCCACGGCATCGTCGGCTTGTGCTTCATCATCATCGTCTTTCTGATGAAGGGACGCTATCTGGCATGA
- a CDS encoding SseB family protein, whose protein sequence is MASEIRDYVARAKADPTTENIQALWQAMFLLKGWYFLPAENRQGPNRPTVMLVDDEPWLVAFTNVRRLKDFARTTGRAEASGEVFLMVLDPRDSMEQILDVREQVRGVVFNPDSPATFRAPVEALEQYAEHFGVLTRE, encoded by the coding sequence ATGGCCTCAGAAATCCGAGACTACGTCGCCCGCGCCAAGGCGGACCCGACGACCGAGAACATTCAAGCCCTGTGGCAGGCGATGTTCTTGCTCAAGGGCTGGTACTTTTTGCCCGCCGAAAACCGCCAGGGGCCCAACCGCCCCACGGTGATGCTCGTCGACGACGAGCCGTGGCTAGTGGCGTTTACCAACGTGCGCCGGCTCAAGGACTTCGCGCGCACCACCGGCCGCGCCGAGGCGTCGGGCGAGGTCTTCTTGATGGTGCTCGACCCGCGCGACTCGATGGAGCAAATCCTCGACGTGCGCGAACAGGTGCGCGGAGTGGTCTTCAACCCCGACTCGCCGGCGACCTTCCGCGCCCCGGTCGAGGCGCTCGAGCAGTACGCCGAGCATTTCGGCGTGCTGACGCGCGAGTGA
- a CDS encoding potassium channel family protein, producing the protein MSGETAVIGLGQFGQAVARSLASQGQAVLAVDNDMDHIEAVQDVVDVAVQADATDEDALYGLRLEQMSVAIVAMGAHSVEASILTTALLKEMGVPRIIARASNELHARILRSVGANEVIDPEQEMGRRLARRLSQPSIVDQIDLGNAELAEVEAPEAFVGKTLAELDLRNEYHVSVLAIRRGDTVEPNPRAEVQLVSGDIMVVIGRPEAVNRIAALA; encoded by the coding sequence GTGAGCGGAGAAACAGCAGTCATCGGCCTCGGCCAATTCGGCCAAGCGGTCGCCAGGAGCCTGGCCTCGCAGGGGCAAGCAGTGTTGGCAGTCGACAACGACATGGACCACATCGAGGCGGTCCAGGACGTCGTCGACGTGGCCGTGCAGGCCGACGCGACCGATGAGGACGCGCTGTACGGGCTTCGGCTCGAGCAGATGTCCGTGGCCATCGTGGCCATGGGGGCGCATTCGGTCGAGGCGTCGATCTTGACCACCGCCTTGCTCAAAGAGATGGGCGTGCCGCGGATCATCGCTCGTGCCAGCAACGAGCTTCATGCGCGCATCCTGCGCTCGGTGGGGGCGAACGAGGTCATCGACCCCGAGCAAGAAATGGGGCGGCGCCTGGCTCGTCGGCTCTCCCAGCCGAGCATCGTCGACCAGATCGACCTGGGCAACGCCGAACTCGCCGAGGTCGAGGCGCCCGAGGCGTTCGTGGGCAAGACTCTGGCCGAGCTCGACCTTCGCAACGAGTACCACGTCTCGGTGCTCGCCATTCGCCGCGGCGACACCGTCGAGCCGAACCCCCGCGCCGAAGTGCAGTTGGTGTCGGGCGACATCATGGTCGTCATCGGCCGCCCCGAGGCCGTCAATCGTATCGCTGCGCTCGCTTGA